A single region of the Rattus rattus isolate New Zealand chromosome 8, Rrattus_CSIRO_v1, whole genome shotgun sequence genome encodes:
- the LOC116908115 gene encoding olfactory receptor 7E24-like, whose protein sequence is MSLSDNPDLQPILFMLFLSFYMVTVLGNLLIILAVSSDFHLHTPMYFFLSNLSWSDICLISTTVPKIIWDIRTQSRVISYAGCLTQMSMFIIFACMDGMLLTVMAYDRFVAICHPLHYNIIMNPNLCAFLLLASVLASLVDSQVHNLIVLQFKYFNDIEISNFFCEPSQLLNLNCSEMFTKIIVIHIIGVFFGLFSTSGIIFSYYKIISSILRIPSTEGKYKAFSTCGSHLSVACLFYGTAIVVYISSTASNSPENSVVASLMYTVITPMLNPSSTA, encoded by the coding sequence ATGAGCCTCTCAGATAATCCAGATCTGCAGCCCATCCTTTTTATGCTATTTTTATCCTTCTACATGGTCACAGTGCTTGGAAATCTACTCATTATTCTGGCTGTGAGCTCTGACTTCCATCTCCATAcccccatgtatttctttctctcaaaCCTTTCCTGGTCTGACATTTGTTTGATCTCCACTACAGTTCCAAAGATCATTTGGGATATTAGAACTCAAAGCAGAGTCATCTCCTATGCGGGCTGCCTAACACAGATGTCCATGTTCATAATTTTTGCATGTATGGATGGTATGCTTCTGACTGTAATGGCCTATGACAGGTTTGTGGCCATTTGTCACCCCCTGCATTACAATATCATTATGAATCCTAACCTCTGTGCCTTCTTACTCTTGGCATCTGTATTGGCCAGTCTTGTGGACTCTCAGGTGCACAATTTGATTGTGCTACAATTTAAATACTTCAATGACATAGAAATCTCTAACTTTTTTTGTGAGCCTTCACAACTTCTTAATCTTAACTGTTCTGAAATGTTCACCAAAATCATAGTTATACATATTATTGGTGtcttttttggtttattttcaaCCTCAGGAATTATTTTCTcatactataaaattatttcttccatCCTGAGAATTCCATCAACAGAAGGAAAGTATAAAGCCTTTTCTACCTGTGGGTCTCACCTGTCAGTTGCGTGCTTATTTTATGGAACAGCCATTGTAGTATACATTAGTTCAACTGCATCAAATTCTCCTGAAAACAGTGTAGTTGCTTCACTGATGTACACAGTCATCACACCTATGCTTAAtccttcatctacagcctga